A stretch of the Meles meles chromosome 19, mMelMel3.1 paternal haplotype, whole genome shotgun sequence genome encodes the following:
- the SMPD3 gene encoding sphingomyelin phosphodiesterase 3 produces the protein MVLYTDPFPNSCLSALHAVSWALIFPCYWLADRLLASFIPTTYEKRQRADDPCYLQLLCTVLFTPVYLALLVASLPFAFVGFLLWSPLQSARRPYIYSRLEDKGLAGGAALLSEWKGTGPGKSFCFATANLCLLPDSLARLNNVFNTQARAKEIGQRIRNGASRPQIKIYIDSPTNTSISAASFSSLVSPQGSDGVARAVPGSIKRTASVEYKGDGSGRHPSDEAANGLASGEPAEGSLEDACIVRIGGEEGGRPPEADDSTAGGQARNGAGGAPQGQTPNHSQRDGDSGSLGSPSASRESLVKVRSVADGGGSGEPGATNSKLPYKASGVKKAAARKRRHPDEAFDHEVSAFFPANLDFLCLQEVFDKRAAAKLKDQLHGYFEYILYDVGVYGCQGCCGFKCLNSGLFFASRYPIMDVAYHCYPNGRRSDGLASKGALFLKVQVGSTPQDQRIVGYISCTHLHALPEDSAIRCEQLDLLQDWLADFRKSTSSSSTANPEELVAFEVVCGDFNFDNCSSDDKLEQQHSLFTYYKDPCRLGPGEEKSWAIGTMLDTDNLYDEEVCTPDNLQKVLESEEGRREYLAFPTSKSPGAGQKGRKDLLKGNGRRIDYMLYAEEGLCPDWKAEVEEFSFITQLSGLTDHLPVAMRLMVSAGEEEA, from the exons ATGGTTTTGTACACGGACCCTTTTCCCAATAGCTGTCTGTCCGCCCTGCATGCCGTGTCCTGGGCGCTCATCTTCCCATGCTACTGGCTGGCAGACCGGCTCTTGgcctccttcatccccaccacCTACGAGAAGCGCCAGCGGGCGGACGACCCGTGCTACCTCCAGCTGCTCTGCACCGTGCTCTTCACGCCCGTCTACCTGGCCCTCCTGGTTGCCTCGCTGCCCTTCGCCTTTGTCGGGTTCCTCCTCTGGTCCCCGCTGCAGTCCGCCCGCCGACCCTACATCTACTCCCGGCTAGAGGACAAGGGCCTGGCTGGTGGTGCGGCCCTACTCAGTGAATGGAAGGGTACGGGTCCCGGCAAAAGCTTCTGCTTTGCCACTGCcaacctctgcctcctccctgacTCGCTGGCCAGGCTCAACAATGTTTTTAACACCCAAGCGCGGGCCAAAGAGATCGGGCAGAGAATCCGCAATGGGGCCAGTCGGCCCCAGATCAAAATCTACATTGATTCGCCCACCAATACCTCCATCAGTGCGGCCAGCTTCAGCAGCCTGGTGTCACCGCAGGGCAGCGATGGTGTGGCCAGGGCCGTCCCCGGGAGCATTAAGAGGACGGCCTCTGTGGAATACAAGGGTGACGGCAGCGGGCGTCACCCCAGTGACGAGGCTGCCAATGGCCTGGCCTCCGGGGAGCCGGCGGAGGGTAGCCTGGAGGACGCCTGCATCGTGCGCATCGGAGGCGAGGAGGGGGGCCGGCCCCCTGAAGCCGACGACAGCACCGCTGGGGGCCAAGCCAGGAATGGGGCCGGTGGGGCCCCCCAGGGCCAGACACCCAACCACAGTCAGCGGGACGGGGACTCAGGGAGCCTGGGCAGCCCATCGGCCTCCAGGGAGTCCCTGGTGAAGGTGCGGTCCGTGGCGGACGGCGGCGGCAGTGGGGAGCCGGGCGCCACCAACAGCAAGCTCCCCTACAAGGCCTCCGGGGTGAAGAAGGCGGCTGCGCGCAAGAGGCGGCACCCGGACGAGGCCTTTGACCACGAGGTGTCCGCTTTCTTCCCCGCCAACCTGGACTTCCTGTGTCTGCAGGAGGTGTTTGACAAGCGGGCAGCCGCCAAGTTGAAAGACCAGCTGCATGGCTACTTCGAGTACATTCTGTACGACGTCGGGGTCTATGGCTGCCAAGGCTGCTGCGGCTTCAAGTGTCTGAACAGCGGCCTCTTCTTTGCCAGCCGCTACCCTATCATGGACGTGGCCTATCACTGTTACCCCAATGGGCGGCGCTCCGATGGCCTGGCCTCGAAAGGAGCGCTGTTTCTCAAG GTGCAGGTGGGAAGCACACCTCAGGACCAAAGAATTGTCGGGTACATTTCCTGCACACACCTGCACGCCCTGCCAG AGGACAGTGCCATCCGGTGTGAGCAGCTGGACCTGCTTCAGGACTGGCTGGCTGATTTCCGAAAATCTACCTCCTCGTCCAGCACAGCCAACCCCGAGGAGCTGGTAGCGTTTGAGGTCGTCTGTGGAGATTTTAATTTTGACAACTGCTCCTCAG ATGACAAGCTGGAGCAGCAGCACTCCCTGTTTACATACTACAAGGACCCCTGCCGCCTGGGGCCGGGAGAGGAGAAGTCCTGGGCCATCG GTACCATGCTGGACACAGACAACCTCTACGACGAGGAAGTGTGCACCCCTGACAATCTGCAGAA GGTCTTGGAGAGCGAGGAAGGCCGCAGGGAGTACCTGGCCTTCCCCACCAGCAAGAGCCCTGGGGCAGGCCAGAAGGGACGCAAGGACCTGCTGAAGGGCAATGGCAGGCGCATCGACTACATGCTGTATGCGGAAGAGGGGCTGTGCCCGGACTGGAAGGCC GAGGTGGAAGAATTCAGTTTTATCACCCAGCTGTCCGGCCTGACTGACCACCTCCCAGTGGCCATGCGGCTGATGGTGtctgcaggggaggaggaggcataG